The following are encoded in a window of Chryseobacterium sp. genomic DNA:
- a CDS encoding DUF6427 family protein → MFRLLSKESNIFSIPVYIGFLLLSVTAFNVFSLNSLSLIPTLITVAGIALGYFGFNTIGLTYQTHLPLFLYTFFVFAFFPGSIDIGIATALFTNSFLILIMTSTNDDFRRKSYLIVGAILAVNFIFLPATWPMAIFALLHILGTSNRIGLHIFRLFYGVFLIAMSYFSVMYFLGNHSWNEAYFPFTAFKFHNDYGQLLYLLPVILMMAYAIFDHFIHYNKKSPISKFKYSFMLLFFTAQLITVVLYMGDHYEYLLLLALPASIILSRFLRFTKRGWQKELGLWVIIGCVIAFKIAGYQ, encoded by the coding sequence ATGTTCAGATTACTTTCAAAAGAAAGCAATATTTTTTCAATCCCCGTCTATATTGGTTTCCTGCTTTTGTCTGTAACTGCGTTTAATGTTTTTAGCCTCAACAGTTTATCGCTGATACCCACCCTTATTACAGTCGCCGGCATTGCACTGGGCTATTTCGGGTTCAACACCATCGGTTTAACCTACCAGACTCACCTCCCACTTTTCCTGTACACCTTTTTTGTCTTTGCCTTCTTTCCCGGAAGTATCGATATCGGAATAGCCACAGCGCTTTTCACCAACTCCTTTCTCATACTCATCATGACCAGCACAAACGATGATTTCCGGCGCAAATCTTACCTGATTGTAGGAGCTATTCTGGCTGTAAATTTTATATTCCTGCCGGCCACCTGGCCTATGGCTATATTTGCACTGTTGCATATATTGGGAACCTCCAACAGAATAGGCCTTCATATTTTCCGTTTGTTTTACGGAGTTTTCCTGATTGCCATGAGCTACTTTTCGGTGATGTACTTTCTGGGAAACCACTCGTGGAACGAAGCCTACTTTCCCTTTACAGCCTTTAAATTCCACAACGATTACGGACAGTTACTGTACCTCCTGCCGGTAATTCTAATGATGGCCTACGCCATATTCGATCATTTCATACATTATAACAAGAAAAGCCCAATCAGCAAGTTCAAGTATTCCTTTATGCTGCTCTTCTTCACTGCCCAACTTATCACCGTTGTACTGTATATGGGCGACCATTACGAATACCTTTTACTGCTGGCCCTGCCGGCAAGCATCATATTAAGCCGTTTTCTGCGTTTCACAAAAAGAGGGTGGCAGAAAGAGCTGGGCCTCTGGGTAATCATAGGATGCGTGATTGCCTTTAAAATAGCCGGCTATCAATAA
- a CDS encoding DUF3109 family protein: protein MIQIDDKLISEEIFSEEFVCNLTKCKGACCVEGDVGAPLDKEETKILEDIFDKVKPYLRPEGVQALEEQGTWTIDPHDGDYVTPMVNGAECAYVIFDERGITKCGIEKAYEDGAVVWQKPISCHLYPIRVTEYSTFTALNYHEWPICSDACVLGKELQVPVYKFLKTPLIRKYGEDFYLTLSEAAEEWKKEFS, encoded by the coding sequence ATGATACAGATTGACGATAAATTGATTTCCGAGGAAATTTTTTCAGAGGAATTTGTTTGTAACCTAACCAAATGTAAAGGTGCCTGCTGCGTAGAAGGCGATGTAGGTGCACCACTGGATAAGGAGGAGACTAAAATTCTGGAAGATATTTTTGATAAGGTAAAACCTTACCTGAGACCTGAGGGCGTACAGGCACTGGAGGAACAGGGAACCTGGACCATAGACCCGCATGACGGCGATTATGTGACTCCGATGGTAAACGGTGCCGAATGTGCCTACGTAATCTTTGACGAAAGAGGAATAACCAAGTGCGGAATCGAGAAAGCGTATGAGGACGGCGCCGTGGTTTGGCAAAAACCTATTTCCTGCCATCTTTACCCAATCCGTGTAACTGAATACTCCACTTTTACAGCGCTGAACTATCATGAGTGGCCAATTTGCAGTGATGCGTGCGTTTTGGGCAAAGAATTGCAGGTACCTGTTTACAAATTCCTGAAAACTCCACTTATCCGCAAGTATGGCGAAGATTTCTACCTTACACTGTCTGAAGCTGCTGAGGAATGGAAAAAGGAATTCAGCTGA
- a CDS encoding MgtC/SapB family protein, whose amino-acid sequence MSVHFELFDVYKALFSVAAGLILGFEREMKDKSAGLKTITVICLGSTLFSILSYKLAGIGDPTRIASYIVSGIGFLGAGVIFKEGFNVYGLTTAGVIWIAAAVGMSIGFGEIYMAFTFLAAAMIVINLAKYFTSRMMPQHHSKILKMKISSEKFSGKSGIVNEIGKIAREANEIGLEKDGESLTLTLEIFISNKELGRLEEYLVENRDLQHFSF is encoded by the coding sequence ATGTCTGTACATTTTGAACTTTTTGATGTATATAAAGCCCTTTTCTCTGTAGCCGCAGGTCTGATCCTGGGCTTTGAGCGGGAAATGAAGGATAAATCTGCCGGTTTGAAAACCATCACGGTAATCTGTCTGGGCTCTACCCTGTTTTCAATTTTGTCCTACAAACTTGCGGGCATTGGCGACCCTACCCGGATAGCCTCATACATCGTGAGCGGCATTGGCTTTCTGGGCGCGGGGGTCATTTTCAAGGAAGGTTTCAATGTGTACGGCCTAACCACGGCAGGCGTAATCTGGATTGCAGCTGCGGTGGGGATGTCTATCGGTTTCGGCGAGATTTATATGGCTTTCACATTCTTGGCCGCGGCCATGATCGTGATCAACCTGGCCAAATACTTTACCAGCCGCATGATGCCGCAGCACCACAGCAAAATCCTGAAAATGAAGATATCATCTGAAAAATTCTCCGGTAAATCCGGCATTGTAAATGAGATTGGAAAGATCGCTCGCGAAGCCAACGAGATAGGCCTGGAAAAAGACGGCGAGAGCCTCACCCTCACACTGGAAATCTTTATCTCTAATAAGGAACTGGGCAGGCTTGAGGAATATCTTGTGGAAAACAGGGATTTGCAGCACTTCAGCTTTTAG
- a CDS encoding trigger factor yields the protein MNVTAKNHDEVSALLTVTVDRADYKDKVEKQLHNYAKNAQVPGFRKGKVPMSLVKRQYEAPIAFEEINKLVNDSLNNYINENNLKMVGQPVPLPVNDFDHTAEQLSVAFEVGYEPEMTIDLSKYEAPHYKVEASDKEITKSIENMQKRFAEQVPQDDITEDSFIALEITQVVEEDAEGAHNHPPKNVTINAESKEAFELVKSLKMDGSVKVSKADLTEKEELAKQLGFSKAEIEHLHHDEVEVKVKDFYGLNNHELNQELFDKVYGEGNIKSEEELKEKVKSELDEYFQQNADIHFVNNILEQITEKEEVQLPEAFLAKWLVFSNENIKTEEQAKGVLENERAAIKHQIIEGKLMNDNEIKLDYEDVLAQAEQLVRNQLAIYGIHHLPDEEVQKYAVEMLKDQEQVRQISSEVAMAKLKDVILEKATKTETPISHDEFMELVKQG from the coding sequence ATGAATGTAACAGCAAAAAACCACGATGAGGTTAGTGCTTTACTTACCGTAACGGTAGACAGAGCAGATTATAAAGACAAGGTAGAAAAACAACTTCACAACTACGCGAAAAATGCACAGGTACCCGGTTTCAGAAAAGGTAAGGTGCCTATGAGCCTGGTGAAGAGACAATATGAAGCTCCTATCGCCTTTGAAGAGATCAATAAGTTGGTTAACGACAGTCTGAACAATTACATCAACGAAAATAATTTAAAAATGGTGGGCCAGCCGGTTCCGCTTCCGGTAAATGATTTTGACCATACTGCGGAGCAGCTTTCAGTTGCCTTTGAAGTAGGTTACGAGCCGGAAATGACCATTGACCTTTCCAAATATGAAGCCCCTCACTACAAAGTAGAGGCGTCTGACAAGGAAATTACTAAGTCCATCGAAAACATGCAGAAGCGTTTCGCCGAGCAGGTTCCTCAGGATGATATCACTGAAGACAGCTTTATCGCACTTGAAATCACCCAGGTAGTTGAAGAAGATGCTGAAGGTGCGCATAATCACCCACCAAAGAATGTTACCATCAATGCGGAAAGCAAGGAGGCATTTGAACTGGTTAAATCCCTTAAAATGGATGGTTCTGTAAAGGTATCTAAAGCTGATCTTACTGAAAAGGAAGAACTGGCCAAGCAGTTGGGCTTCAGCAAAGCTGAAATCGAGCATTTGCACCACGATGAGGTAGAAGTGAAAGTGAAAGATTTTTACGGACTGAACAATCACGAACTGAACCAGGAGCTTTTTGATAAAGTGTATGGCGAGGGAAACATTAAGTCTGAAGAAGAACTTAAGGAAAAAGTAAAGTCTGAACTTGACGAGTATTTCCAGCAGAACGCGGATATCCATTTCGTAAACAATATCCTGGAGCAGATCACAGAGAAAGAAGAGGTTCAGCTACCTGAAGCTTTCCTTGCCAAGTGGTTGGTATTCAGCAATGAGAACATCAAGACTGAAGAGCAGGCAAAAGGAGTACTGGAAAATGAAAGAGCTGCAATCAAGCACCAGATCATCGAAGGTAAACTGATGAATGACAACGAAATTAAACTGGATTACGAAGATGTGTTGGCTCAGGCTGAACAGTTGGTAAGAAACCAGTTGGCCATCTACGGAATTCACCACCTTCCGGATGAAGAGGTACAGAAATATGCTGTAGAAATGCTGAAAGACCAGGAGCAGGTAAGACAGATCTCTTCAGAAGTTGCCATGGCAAAACTTAAGGATGTAATCCTTGAAAAAGCGACTAAGACTGAAACGCCTATTTCTCATGACGAGTTTATGGAATTGGTAAAGCAGGGATAA